In a single window of the Cucumis melo cultivar AY chromosome 11, USDA_Cmelo_AY_1.0, whole genome shotgun sequence genome:
- the LOC103497659 gene encoding putative lipid-binding protein At4g00165 — protein MAELKFVKLLALVVLLNIIALACVSSAKPSCPPKVRPSPATTPTTQAKCPKDTLKFGVCGSWLGLISEQIGTKPSKKCCSLLTGLADLEAALCLCTALKANVLGVVSLDVPIALSLVVNSCGKSIPQGFVCP, from the coding sequence ATGGCGGAGCTCAAATTTGTGAAGTTATTGGCTCTTGTAGTCTTGTTGAACATCATAGCTTTGGCTTGTGTTTCATCTGCCAAACCGAGTTGCCCTCCGAAGGTTCGACCATCACCTGCTACCACTCCAACAACACAGGCGAAGTGCCCGAAAGATACACTGAAGTTTGGGGTTTGTGGGAGCTGGCTTGGGCTGATATCCGAGCAGATAGGAACAAAACCGAGCAAGAAATGTTGTAGTTTGTTGACGGGATTAGCCGATCTCGAAGCTGCATTGTGCTTGTGCACTGCGTTGAAAGCGAATGTGTTGGGTGTTGTTAGTCTCGATGTGCCTATTGCTCTTAGTTTGGTTGTGAATTCATGTGGAAAAAGTATTCCACAAGGTTTTGTCTGTCCTTAA